In the genome of Triticum urartu cultivar G1812 chromosome 5, Tu2.1, whole genome shotgun sequence, one region contains:
- the LOC125506254 gene encoding U-box domain-containing protein 11-like, with translation MQPPPEPTGDALAECFRLLDELPAAAALSPAFRRHWPSISASVSSLSSSLSQPAFPSSAPLLAPLASALSALMSVCSGPPLGHLHTVSLLSSSAASLSQLAADARLLVSPAEGDGSESDGLLSRLRLGSSVSRAAALDSLAESVRSSQPGSCSATAVSAVAAMLDSGDLLPATRDKAVSVLAAFASSEATCRFLAKESGTVVPHLCRALESGGASTEQACVALEPLTASSRDAAATVSARGGVGALLVACASGTPASQAAAAGVLRNIAAFPDLLPAFRDEGAIPLLVQLVSLGTPRAQEHALGCLRNLTASDGDEGQSLKVEAFHAGALGCVKDFLDSCRGDEPGLAPAFGLLRNMASFRVIAEIAVSATFLSHVVAALGSDSTNTRTEAAMALAELCNVGSGKSREEVGEAMPRLVWMLEAKAVAERDAAARALATLVAASGSYRALFRKEEMGIVKVVRLLDPAVRGGDKRFPVAVLLGVSQSRRCRKQMVAAGACGFVQALLAAEVDGAKKLSECLGRGRMLGVFPRT, from the coding sequence ATGCAACCGCCCCCGGAGCCCACCGGCGACGCGCTCGCGGAGTGCTTCCGCCTGTTGGATGAGCTCCCAGCCGCGGCAGCTTTGTCTCCGGCGTTCCGCCGCCACTGGCCGTCCATCTCCGCCTCCGTCTCGTCGCTCTCTTCCTCCCTCTCGCAGCCCGCCTTCCCGTCCTCCGCGCCGCTCCTCGCGCCCCTCGCGTCCGCGCTCTCGGCTCTCATGTCCGTCTGCAGTGGCCCTCCCCTCGGCCACCTCCACACCGTCTCGCTcctctcctcctccgccgcctcgctCTCCCAGCTCGCAGCCGACGCGCGCCTGCTCGTCTCCCCGGCCGAAGGCGATGGGTCTGAGTCCGACGGCCTGCTCTCTCGCCTCCGGCTTGGCTCGTCCGTTTCCCGAGCCGCGGCGCTCGACTCGCTCGCCGAATCTGTCCGGTCGTCCCAGCCGGGGTCGTGCTCTGCCACTGCTGTGTCTGCGGTCGCCGCGATGCTCGACTCCGGCGATCTCCTTCCGGCCACCCGCGACAAGGCCGTGTCCGTGCTGGCCGCGTTCGCGTCCTCCGAGGCCACTTGCAGGTTCTTGGCCAAGGAGTCGGGCACCGTCGTGCCCCACCTCTGCCGCGCGCTGGAGTCCGGCGGCGCCAGCACCGAGCAGGCGTGCGTCGCGCTGGAGCCGCTGACCGCCTCGTCGCGGGACGCGGCGGCGACTGTGTCGGCTCGTGGAGGCGTGGGCGCGCTCCTCGTGGCCTGCGCCTCCGGCACCCCGGCGTCGCAGGCCGCTGCCGCGGGCGTGCTCCGGAACATCGCCGCGTTCCCGGACCTGCTGCCCGCGTTCCGCGACGAGGGCGCGATCCCCTTGCTCGTGCAGCTCGTCTCGCTCGGCACCCCGCGGGCGCAGGAGCACGCGCTCGGCTGCCTCCGGAACCTAACGGCCAGCGACGGCGACGAGGGCCAGAGCCTCAAGGTCGAGGCGTTCCACGCAGGCGCCCTCGGCTGCGTCAAGGACTTCCTGGATTCGTGCCGCGGCGACGAGCCGGGCCTCGCGCCGGCGTTCGGGCTGCTCCGCAACATGGCCTCCTTCCGCGTCATCGCCGAGATAGCCGTGTCCGCCACCTTCCTCAGCCATGTGGTGGCCGCGCTGGGCAGCGACAGCACCAACACCCGCACGGAGGCCGCCATGGCGCTGGCTGAGCTCTGCAACGTCGGCAGCGGCAAGTCGAGGGAGGAGGTCGGGGAGGCGATGCCGAGGCTGGTGTGGATGCTGGAGGCGAAGGCCGTGGCCGAGAGGGACGCGGCCGCGAGGGCGCTGGCCACGCTGGTCGCCGCGAGCGGCAGCTACCGGGCGCTGTTCCGGAAGGAGGAGATGGGCATCGTGAAGGTGGTCCGGCTGCTGGACCCGGCCGTCCGGGGCGGCGACAAGCGGTTCCCCGTGGCGGTGCTGCTGGGCGTGTCGCAGTCCCGGCGGTGCCGGAAGCAGATGGTGGCCGCCGGCGCGTGCGGGTTCGTGCAGGCGCTGCTGGCCGCCGAGGTGGACGGCGCCAAGAAGCTCTCCGAGTGCCTCGGCAGGGGCAGGATGCTCGGCGTGTTCCCCCGGACATGA